GTGCGCACAGCGAGAGAATTACATtccaagttgattttttttcgtCTGCCTTGGCCTTTTGGCACCATCGTTGGGTCGTGCGCACAGCGAGAGAATTACGCTCCAtagttgttgtttttttttttttgggtctgccTTGGCCTTCTGGTACCGTCGGTGGGTCGCGCGACACATCAAGAGAATTACATTCCAAGTTTGCTTGTCTGGCGACCACCTGTCCGAGGAAAATCCGGCCTTGGTTAATGCGGTGGCGGGACGCAAAGCACTACTACTTGATTCCTGACCCCAAGCAATCGTTATTTCGCTGTATGCATGCATGGATTTCAACTTTTAATAACATTTCGTTCGGCGGATCTGAACATCGTGCATTCGCTTAGATTTCGAATATCAATCCACCAATAATCAAATAGAGAAGAGCGTGATCGTGACTATGCAAAGGCTATATAACGGGAGATTTCGCCTATAGATCTAAGGGGTCATTCCTTTGCTCTTGATTTGCATTAATGGTAGTTAGCAAATGTGTTTGCTGCAAGAGTCTTGGTAAAAGAATATAACTAGCCATTAGTATTTGATGCTACTTGATGGAATTTATGAATCTGATCTTAAAATATGTTATAATGATATTCAATCCGCCTAATTAGTAGAAAATAGATTATCTGTTAGATTGGACCCTATCTTTCTAGTTGGGTCAAACTCAATTCCGACAAGCCTCTAAAGGCAACTTGGCCCTAGCTTCAATATGTAAATTGGGTTATCCAACTCAACAATGCGGATATAATAGAGGATCAAATTAGATAATGTCTTAAGAAATCAACGATGTAATCTTCGAGTTCTACCCATTttcttatcaagaaaaaaagaagtaaaaatatAGTTTCCCCATCAAAGATGTGGTGAGACTATAGAAAACAATCACAACCTCAGATAAGCAGAAGAGCAGCACCGAGCAGAAATTAGAAAGACCTAATCTCGGATCAACGACGTTAAAACCGGTTTATCGGCCCAAATGAAGTCTCGGGTTGGACCCAAGGCCCATAATCATCCTCGAAGACGAGCAAACTCTCCTTCTCGCTCTCCAAACCCAAAACccaaaaccctctctctctctctctctctctctctctcggtgcgTGTAACTGGCCGTCATCCTCGCTCGTCCCCGTCGACCTCCACCGCGATTCGGAGCCGTCCGTTCCGCCGCCATCCGCCATTCGGCGACCGCTGAAGAACAGCGAGCGAGGTAATCCGTCGTCGGGTCGTGGATTTCGAGGATAACGTTTTTGTCATGTCAGGTGTATCATCGAACGTGAGATTCATGGTGGGCGTGAGCGAATGCCGGTTCCCTTTTTGCAGATGATCAAGCGCCGCTTCTTCAAGGTCGACCACGACGACAACGACGGCGGCTCCGACTCTTCCTCGTCGGATTCGGAGCCGGAGCTCCAGCCGGAAGTCGCGGGAGAATcggacggcgacgacggcgacgatgaGGAGGATGTGGGAGAAGCGGAAGCGAAGGTCGATCCTGAAtctccctcctcctcatccGGTtcgttcctttttttccttttttagccTACATTGATTCCTTCATCGATTAGGTCGTTGTCGTGCTCAGTTTGCGCGAGAAGTGTGGTATGAGAACTGCTCTTAAGAATTCTTGCGAATCATCTCCTCTGGAGATGCTGAATTGAGCTTTTTCATCAAGTTTTGCAGGATATGAGAGCGAGGATAGCTCTGTCAATGAGGTCGGTGCCGACTCGTCAGGTATGGTCGTCCTGTCTAATTTATAATTGTTGGTTTCACTTGCTCTTGCACCCGGTGAATTCTGCGCTGTCCTGTTTCCATTTTCTCGGAGTTTGGACAGACTCCTAGATATGTTTTAGTCTGAACGGTGCTTTCTGGAGGGTATTGTTTATGGAAAGAAATGTGGCCTTTTTGCCTTTGTTGTTGgagtttctttcttctctttctcattcTTTGATGGAATTGGGTGCCACTTTTGATCTTGTTTGGTGAATGGCACGCTCAATATGCTCTCTCAGAGGTTCGAATGAAGTTGCTATTTTCTTATAGTGGGTTGTTTGAGCTCATATTTGCAAAAAAGAGAAGTTTGGTCTCCTTTTGTGATCCCTTGAAGCTCATTTGCTTGAATCGGTCGCCAAAGTTACCAAAAGAGCTGACAGTTTTCATTTGGAAGAATGAAATTCCTGGGAGAAGAAAATGTGTAGCTAGTTAGCCATTTCTGCTTTCATGAATGTGAAGTTCAAGAAAGGCATTCATATGGAATGTTTTGTGTAGTAGACAGTGCAAGTGCAACCTGCCTAATTCATTCTTTCGATTCAGGAACGTTATTGGAGAAGTTATTTGTTCATAATTAAAGACCATCATTTGTGGGAAGAGATTAGAGTCTGTAAACGTATTTGAGGAAGAACTTTTTTATGGAAGGTTTTGGCAGCTTTTATATTGAATTAAAAGTGGAGGTGGTGTTACTTACTGAAGCCAGGCACTGTCAGAGGTCTTTAATTCCTAGCTTCTTATGAGTAAAAGAATAACCTAAGTAAAAGAGAATTAGTTCTGTGTGAGTAAGACTGCAATCAGGAAGCGGATGGGAGAGTTATGTAAGTGGCAATGTCTTGTGtctttatgaattttttgaagCACTTGTCAACTAGAttgttctctctccttttcagGACATACATGTGTTGTTACACTGTATTCCTGCcctgttattttcttttgtgatcATCAATCCATATAGAATTcttcatgaattgaaaacatTGTCGGCTGCAATTTGAAAATATTGGTCTAGCCAGGAAAATGCATTTGTATCTGACATTGAGATGAAATTTCAGGGTTGTCagtaaatgaagaagatgacgaaAGTGGAACTCATTTGCCACTAATCAATGACACTCAGCTGTCTTCTAGAGGACGTGAGGATAGTACAGATCCAAAGGGAGAGACCCTGGATGAAAAGGATCCAATACCTGCTGATGCTCTAGAATATATCTTGTGTTCCAAGTCTGTTTACAAGTGCAGGATATGCCCAAGAGTTGTCTGTCTGAAGGAAGAAACTTTGAAAACCCATCTTAAATCCCAGGTACGAGCTTTGCGATCGAATGTTCCATCCTCTCTAAATGTGGGATAAAACAGGATTTTGTTTAAATGTGATACATTCCTTTGTAATTGCTCTTCACATCCCACCTTCCCCCCTACCTGAATAAGGGACAGAATAAACCAAAACTGCCAGCAAAAGAAGGATGGGTTAAAAGAACTCCTCTCttgtcttcttttgtttttacatttGCTTAAATGTTTTCTGGAATTAGGGCTTTATTATATTATGTGTAGAGAACATTTTTCACTCATTATTGCCTTTCATTAGATACTGCTTCCCTTTTATGTTTTCTGTATCATATAAAACTGGTTTGGGAGCCGGTTCTGTTGGTGTGGTCCCTTGGGCTTTGACTAATAACAAATTGATAGGCTGTCAGAGCTGAAATTATCACTAAGAGTTCATACTATCACTCAGTTCTGTGCATTTTGTTGCTTCCACATTTGAGGTCATGCTCATGCTTATATGCCTCCTGAACTCATTAAGTTTCTAGATTATCGGTGTGTTATTTGGTGAGGGACACTGGATGGCTATTAAAAGCTGCCAGATAAGAACCTTTCTTTACCAGTCAACATGATTTCCATCTAGTTGTCTCCCAGATTGAATGAATCTGATTGGCGGCTTTTACTGGATCCATTTTAGATTAATCCCCTTTCCTAACAGTCTTTTGTAATTTGTATATAGAGGTTAAAAATTCAAGTCTTCTGTCTTTCTGTTTCTGATTAAGATGCAACtgggaaattttaaaaatttgaaatcacaTGTGTGCAAATATACATAAAACTTTTGATATCTCATTTCCAGCCTATAAAAAGTGTATATGACACCCCACACAtccccctccccccaaaaaaaggagaaaaaaaaatttccttatatagctctatttttttttttttttgggagtgAGGTAATCCTAAGTAAATATGTGCGGTCAGCTTGTGAGTGGATTTTGATTTCTGATTTTTGCCTTCAATGGATTCAGAAGCATGCTCGATCTGAAAAATTGCTTAAAGAAGGTCGGCTAAAAGCAATGCTCAACAGTGATGGGGAAATTGAGCATCAGGAGACAGCTGCAGAGATGCATGCCCGGGTTGTAGCTATGGCACAGGTTCATCTTAATTTCCTGACCCAAAATGAAGTGACGTGATAATTTTGCTACGAATTGCTGAAAGAATGTCATGTATGTTTCAGAATCTcggcaaaaggaaaaacaaagggcGCCAGAGGCAGAGATCGAGGAAAAAGGTAAGCTATTTTCTCCTGCTAATAGATGCTTGTTCCTTTAGCATGAAGATAAACTGATGGCTATCTGCTCCCCCATATCTGTACAGAAAATGGCGGATGACTCCAACCTTGGAAATGCAAGGGAGCCAACCAAATCTCCTGCCAAGAAACAGCGaaagaaatgaggaaattgagtATAGATGTTGCCGAGaaattttgtgctttttttGCCGGAAACGCTACAAATTATTTCGCCGGGCAGTATAGATGTTGCCGAGAAATTATTTGGGtgctttttgtttgttttccgGTTTTCTTCGTCAGAGTATTCTTGCCTTTTGTTTGGATGTTACTGAGAAAATGAAGCCTTCCTGGATGACCAATCCATCGCTACAAATTATTTCGCCGGGCATGTCTCTGTTTTTATCTAGGAGACGTAATAAAACCCGCTGGTTAAATCGGCTACTGAAGAAGCTCAGGTGAATTCTATTTAATTGACCTCGCAGTTATTAATTCGATgggatttttaaatttgtagTATTTCTTGCTTAACGAAGGTGAAGGTTCGAATCATTATACTTGCCTTCGTGGTCATCCTTACGAGCAGGGGCTAGCGTACACTAGTAATTATTCTGAATGAGTCTGAATAGAAAATATGATTACGGGGATCAAGTCCAGGGTAAAATGGATGGGGGAAATTGAGAAGGCCGATGAAGGAGATGATAAGAACAGATACGAGAGGGATAAATATTTGGTCCGTCTTTCTCGCTGCATTTTCTTCGCACTGGTGCTCCCTTTGAGAGGATCAAAAGCAAAATTGATCATGCGAATCCATCCCAAGGGGTTTTTTCAGCAAGAAACCGTTTTAAGTCTCAAGTGGCGATGATCACTGAACGTAAGAGCAATAACGCAATCATCCACATCTACACAAGCCAAAGGAGAATCAACTTGAATTGGTAACAAATGTAAAATTGCCACAAACATATCATTTCAAATTGTCAGAACACCACGAGCACAGGGCACGttagagaaatcaaaatttctcCTACTAATCAACATCTGTAacaggggagaaaaaaaaaatcaactcattAAAACGGGCTAAGAGAAGAGCTAGTGGTCGAGCAACCAACAGACTTTTAAGAATGAAACTTTGTCCGAACCACTACCCTCAAAACATCTTCACAAGCTGAAAAGCCTGGCATGATCGAAATTCTAGCGACGATCATCTCCTAACTTGGCACCATGGCGGGTCTTGAAATTAGAATACTCAAAAATCAAAGGTTAGGAATAGACTGTGTATTGTCGTCGCTTAAGATTCCTGCTCATCTGACGGATTTGTTGGCAAATCAGATGGTTGCTCCCCATCAACATCAGTTTCAGCAGGCTGCTGATCAAGTGAAGGGGATTGTTCTCCGCTTCCACCGTTCTCTGGGTGAAAGTTGATGGGAAATTTGGTGACCCGAGGTTTATCGGAGAGAATGTTTCTCTGGACCTTGTCAATTAGTACCTTTGGGGGTGGTTCCTCTCTCAACTGCTCGTCATCGTAATCATTATTCACATAATAGCCCACACGGACAAATTCTTGACCCAGATAAGAGCAAGTCAGTAGAAGTACAGTCACTCCAATAATATCTTCTTCCCGAATCTTTGATGGATCTGGTGGATCTGCCTGCAAAACATCTGTCATTTCTTAGATTTGTAACCGGTAACACAAGGATATATTACTAAAAGGGGACAAAAGGAATTGTACAAGAAGTTAATCAAGATTGCCTGTAACACAAAACGATAATTCCCAACGTTGACTGGTCCAACAAGTACACTCTCTAGCAATTGATCATACGTCTCATCCTCTGCAGATCCTACATATATAAGCTTCCATTCCAAATCTGCATAGTTATGGAAAAATCAGTATATAGCCAGCTTAACAAATGGGGAAGACAGGAGCTAGATAAACAAAGAGGACATGTACAAATTTAAATGCCAATTCACCAGGGCAAATTCATCCCATCCTCGACATTGTTTAACCGTGTGCTGGGAGTCAACATGGAGCAAACCATATGTTGCAACAAGAGAGCATGGGAATGAACAATAGCTCTAATCAAAAAGTGTGAACTAAGCCCAAATTGTTTGGCTTTAGGATCAAAAAGTCAATTTCCAAACACGACAAATGAACTTATCTCCCAATTTCCTCGATAACGTCAAGCATTAAGGCATCCAGATAATCCCAGATAGCACAAGCAGCACAGGCATTCCCTTTTATCTAACTGTCCATGTCAATCCTTAATTTGAGCTTATTACAAGCATAGGTAATTGAAAAGAACTTAAACTGACAAGGCATTCAGCATGTGAAAAATGTCCATAATACACATGCCGTGATGCAAATATATAAGAGACGATGATTCCATGGTGTGGTTCAACTTTCCAGTCCTAGATTGTCATCTATTTTTGCTTCTACAACATATCGTGATGCATGAACAAAGAGGAAGCTTGACAAGAAGTTTTATTATAATGACTACTATAAAAATTGAAGTCATTGATAAGATaatctgggaaaaaaaaaagacatgtttTGACTCGCATCTCGCGAAAATATTTCAGCATGCAGATACCTTTCCGTTATCTACACATCGACCATATGAACTGATGCAAGGATTGAATTAGTCAACTAAGAGAATAAAGAAGCAACCAAAAAAGCTTGCCGCGGGAATAAGGCTACAATACCCTCCTCTTTCACCTCTTTTCTCATATTCCTAGCCATCCAATCCAAACATCTTCTGCCATCATCTTCTTGTACCCTCAATGGcacccaaaagaaagagaataaaaaaccTCTTCTCAGGATGCACATAATAACCCGATACCAAGTCACGCAAAGTCGCCCATTCGAGCTAAACCCAATCCTACGAACTTCAACCATAAATCCACAAGAGAAAGCAACTATCTAGTAACACACCCTGAAATTCCTTTTGGCCATTTTCGGCGTCCTACGCAGCCATCCTAATTCCCTATACCTCGAGAAGAAGAGGCAAATAGCACAGCGAGCCTAGCGCCAAGCCAATCCAATCATCCCAAGCAACAGGACCGGTAATCCTCCCCCTAATGAAATCGCAAAACCTAAAAACACAGCCGAGAAACGCAAACTGCGAAGCGCGGAGACCGCGCTGAACGAGGGAGGACGCGACAATTCCGAGGATTTCGAAACGGGAGCGGGGGGGAGGGGAAGTACCGTCTTTGAGAGGGGTGACGCACTCGTAGGAGATCTCGAACTGGAAGGGAGTGAGGAAGGAGGCGGGGTTGTCCAGCACCGTGACGTTGGTGATGTTCACAGCGCTCATCGCTCTTCGGAAATCTGGAAGCGGCGCCGCCCCCCCTCCGCGCGCATGAAACGGGGccgacgacgacggc
The window above is part of the Eucalyptus grandis isolate ANBG69807.140 chromosome 6, ASM1654582v1, whole genome shotgun sequence genome. Proteins encoded here:
- the LOC104449678 gene encoding uncharacterized protein LOC104449678, with protein sequence MIKRRFFKVDHDDNDGGSDSSSSDSEPELQPEVAGESDGDDGDDEEDVGEAEAKVDPESPSSSSGYESEDSSVNEVGADSSGLSVNEEDDESGTHLPLINDTQLSSRGREDSTDPKGETLDEKDPIPADALEYILCSKSVYKCRICPRVVCLKEETLKTHLKSQKHARSEKLLKEGRLKAMLNSDGEIEHQETAAEMHARVVAMAQNLGKRKNKGRQRQRSRKKKMADDSNLGNAREPTKSPAKKQRKK
- the LOC104449679 gene encoding histone chaperone ASF1B, with product MSAVNITNVTVLDNPASFLTPFQFEISYECVTPLKDDLEWKLIYVGSAEDETYDQLLESVLVGPVNVGNYRFVLQADPPDPSKIREEDIIGVTVLLLTCSYLGQEFVRVGYYVNNDYDDEQLREEPPPKVLIDKVQRNILSDKPRVTKFPINFHPENGGSGEQSPSLDQQPAETDVDGEQPSDLPTNPSDEQES